A genomic stretch from Telopea speciosissima isolate NSW1024214 ecotype Mountain lineage chromosome 7, Tspe_v1, whole genome shotgun sequence includes:
- the LOC122669077 gene encoding protein NDL1-like isoform X1 encodes MAELSDSVSVDMETISLGGKEHIVYTGHGPVSVAVFGDQDKPALVTYPDLALNHMSCFQGLFFCPEAASLLLDNFCVYHISPPGHELGAAAISPDIPVPSVDDLVDQVADVLDFFGLGAVMCMGVTAGSYILTLFAMKYRGRVIGLILVSPLCKAPSWTEWLYNKVMINLLYFYGMCGVMKECLLQRYFSKEVRGSGQVPESDIVQACKSLLDERQGANVLRFLQAISGRRHDITDGLKKLQCRTLIFVGENSPFHSEALHMTSKLDRRYCALVEVQACGSMVTEEQPHAMLIPMEYFFLGYGLYRPSQLSGSPRSPLCPSCISPELLSPESMGLKLKPIKTRASLQV; translated from the exons ATGGCAGAATTGAGCGATTCAGTTTCCGTCGATATGGAAACGATCTCTCTTGGTGGAAAG GAACATATTGTATATACTGGCCATGGTCCTGTGTCGGTTGCGGTGTTTGGAGATCAGGATAAACCAGCTCTCGTCACTTATCCTGATTTAGCTCTAAATC ATATGTCTTGTTTCCAAGGCCTATTCTTTTGCCCAGAAGCTGCTTCGTTGCTGCTCGACAACTTCTGCGTTTACCATATCAGTCCTCCTGGGCATGAG TTGGGTGCTGCTGCAATTTCTCCCGATATCCCTGTGCCTTCTGTTGATGACTTAGTGGATCAGGTTGCTGATGTTCTCGACTTCTTTGG GCTTGGTGCAGTGATGTGCATGGGGGTCACAGCTGGTTCTTACATTCTTACACTATTTGCG ATGAAGTATAGAGGGCGGGTTATTGGTTTAATACTTGTTTCTCCCCTATGCAAAGCACCATCTTGGACGGAATGGTTGTATAATAAG GTGATGATAAATTTGTTATACTTCTATGGAATGTGTGGTGTGATGAAAGAGTGCTTGCTTCAACGGTACTTCAGCAAG GAAGTTCGAGGTAGCGGACAAGTCCCAGAATCAGATATTGTGCAGGCATGCAAAAGT TTGCTAGATGAGAGGCAGGGTGCAAATGTGTTGCGGTTTCTTCAGGCGATTAGTGG CAGGAGACATGACATCACTGATGGACTGAAGAAATTGCAGTGTCGGACACTAATATTTGTGGGTGAAAACTCTCCTTTCCACTCTGAAGCTCTACACATGACCTCAAAACTTGATAGGAGATACTGTGCATTGGTCGAG GTTCAGGCATGTGGATCGATGGTTACGGAGGAGCAGCCTCATGCAATGTTGATACCGATGGAGTATTTCTTCCTGGGATATGGACTGTACAGACCGAGCCAGCTGAGTGGCAGCCCCAGGAGTCCTTTGTGCCCATCGTGCATCTCACCAGAGCTGCTCTCGCCTGAAAGTATGGGGTTGAAGCTAAAGCCCATAAAGACACGGGCTTCACTGCAAGTATGA
- the LOC122669077 gene encoding protein NDL1-like isoform X2, translating to MAELSDSVSVDMETISLGGKEHIVYTGHGPVSVAVFGDQDKPALVTYPDLALNHMSCFQGLFFCPEAASLLLDNFCVYHISPPGHELGAAAISPDIPVPSVDDLVDQVADVLDFFGLGAVMCMGVTAGSYILTLFAMKYRGRVIGLILVSPLCKAPSWTEWLYNKVMINLLYFYGMCGVMKECLLQRYFSKEVRGSGQVPESDIVQACKSLLDERQGANVLRFLQAISGRHDITDGLKKLQCRTLIFVGENSPFHSEALHMTSKLDRRYCALVEVQACGSMVTEEQPHAMLIPMEYFFLGYGLYRPSQLSGSPRSPLCPSCISPELLSPESMGLKLKPIKTRASLQV from the exons ATGGCAGAATTGAGCGATTCAGTTTCCGTCGATATGGAAACGATCTCTCTTGGTGGAAAG GAACATATTGTATATACTGGCCATGGTCCTGTGTCGGTTGCGGTGTTTGGAGATCAGGATAAACCAGCTCTCGTCACTTATCCTGATTTAGCTCTAAATC ATATGTCTTGTTTCCAAGGCCTATTCTTTTGCCCAGAAGCTGCTTCGTTGCTGCTCGACAACTTCTGCGTTTACCATATCAGTCCTCCTGGGCATGAG TTGGGTGCTGCTGCAATTTCTCCCGATATCCCTGTGCCTTCTGTTGATGACTTAGTGGATCAGGTTGCTGATGTTCTCGACTTCTTTGG GCTTGGTGCAGTGATGTGCATGGGGGTCACAGCTGGTTCTTACATTCTTACACTATTTGCG ATGAAGTATAGAGGGCGGGTTATTGGTTTAATACTTGTTTCTCCCCTATGCAAAGCACCATCTTGGACGGAATGGTTGTATAATAAG GTGATGATAAATTTGTTATACTTCTATGGAATGTGTGGTGTGATGAAAGAGTGCTTGCTTCAACGGTACTTCAGCAAG GAAGTTCGAGGTAGCGGACAAGTCCCAGAATCAGATATTGTGCAGGCATGCAAAAGT TTGCTAGATGAGAGGCAGGGTGCAAATGTGTTGCGGTTTCTTCAGGCGATTAGTGG GAGACATGACATCACTGATGGACTGAAGAAATTGCAGTGTCGGACACTAATATTTGTGGGTGAAAACTCTCCTTTCCACTCTGAAGCTCTACACATGACCTCAAAACTTGATAGGAGATACTGTGCATTGGTCGAG GTTCAGGCATGTGGATCGATGGTTACGGAGGAGCAGCCTCATGCAATGTTGATACCGATGGAGTATTTCTTCCTGGGATATGGACTGTACAGACCGAGCCAGCTGAGTGGCAGCCCCAGGAGTCCTTTGTGCCCATCGTGCATCTCACCAGAGCTGCTCTCGCCTGAAAGTATGGGGTTGAAGCTAAAGCCCATAAAGACACGGGCTTCACTGCAAGTATGA